A genomic segment from Clostridium pasteurianum BC1 encodes:
- a CDS encoding NYN domain-containing protein — MKNIFIDGYNVINSWKELRQENTGSMEISRMKLKDILLNYGVYNGYKIFLVFDAHLQAGSIEKKEKVNKNLMIVFTKEGETADSFIERYVNNIGRKYEVLVVTSDSLEQQLIFQRGAIRMSSIEFYHEIKSIENKIRKQGIKKQDDARYSLKDRIDRDIADKLEEMRRSK, encoded by the coding sequence GATATAATGTAATTAATAGTTGGAAAGAGCTAAGACAAGAGAATACAGGAAGTATGGAGATTTCAAGAATGAAATTAAAGGATATACTTCTTAATTATGGAGTTTACAACGGCTATAAGATTTTTTTAGTGTTTGATGCACATCTGCAGGCTGGAAGTATTGAAAAGAAGGAAAAGGTTAATAAGAATCTAATGATTGTATTCACTAAAGAAGGAGAAACGGCAGACAGTTTTATAGAAAGATATGTAAATAATATAGGAAGAAAATACGAAGTTTTAGTCGTTACATCAGATTCGTTAGAACAGCAATTAATATTTCAAAGAGGTGCCATAAGAATGTCATCTATAGAATTCTATCATGAGATAAAATCTATTGAAAATAAAATAAGAAAACAGGGCATAAAGAAACAAGATGATGCAAGATACAGTTTGAAAGATAGAATTGATAGAGATATTGCAGATAAGCTAGAAGAGATGCGTAGAAGTAAATAA